One window of Anaerolineales bacterium genomic DNA carries:
- a CDS encoding MOSC domain-containing protein: MISVSNLTYFPIKACKGFDVTSTYIERMGLENDRRMMVVTPDGRFLTQREYPRLALVTPTLQNEAVVLSAPDFDSIQIHIQSSGTPIPVEIWSSKGVDAIDQGDDAAGWLSDWLNISVRLVRITDGFKRKLNPAYAVNSDDHTGFADGYPILIISEESLQDLNSRLDSAVPMNRFRPNLVVKGCEPFAEDAWKRIRIGDVEMALVKPCPRCVVTTIDKETLAKSKEPLKTLEKFRRHELGAIFGMNTIPLNEGKVEVGMEVEVIG; this comes from the coding sequence ATGATCTCTGTTTCAAACCTCACCTATTTCCCCATCAAAGCCTGCAAAGGCTTTGATGTTACATCGACATATATCGAACGGATGGGGCTGGAAAACGACCGCCGCATGATGGTCGTCACACCGGATGGCAGGTTCCTGACCCAGCGGGAATATCCGCGCCTGGCGCTGGTCACGCCCACGCTGCAGAACGAGGCGGTGGTTTTGTCCGCACCGGATTTCGATTCGATCCAAATCCATATTCAAAGTTCGGGAACACCCATCCCGGTCGAAATTTGGTCAAGCAAAGGTGTGGATGCCATCGATCAGGGCGATGACGCCGCCGGATGGCTATCGGATTGGCTAAACATTTCGGTACGGCTTGTGCGCATCACGGACGGCTTCAAGCGCAAATTGAATCCGGCCTATGCCGTCAACAGCGACGATCACACCGGATTTGCAGACGGATACCCGATCCTGATCATTTCTGAAGAATCGCTTCAAGACTTAAACTCGCGGTTGGATTCCGCAGTCCCGATGAATCGATTCCGCCCGAACCTGGTGGTAAAGGGATGTGAACCGTTTGCAGAAGATGCCTGGAAGCGCATCCGAATCGGCGACGTGGAGATGGCGCTGGTCAAGCCTTGTCCGCGCTGCGTTGTGACAACGATCGACAAGGAAACGCTGGCGAAAAGCAAGGAACCGCTCAAAACGCTGGAAAAATTCCGCAGGCACGAACTCGGCGCGATTTTTGGAATGAACACCATCCCGCTGAACGAAGGGAAGGTCGAAGTTGGTATGGAAGTGGAGGTGATCGGGTAA
- a CDS encoding D-cysteine desulfhydrase family protein has translation MEKIARLKFAHLPTPIEELVNLSTVLDGPRIFVKRDDQTGLAFGGNKTRKLEFLVAEACEQGAYTLISGGAMQSNHCRQTAAAAARYGFECKLVLTGVRPEQASANLLLDQLFGAEIITVEDRAFRDQILGKTYDDAVVAGRKPYLVPYGGSSPTGALGYAFAMEELMKQLNGDLGGFEILRDLERGFDWIVFGTSSGGTHAGLVLGQRVFGFKGKVLGISIDETEDDLKNYVSALASQAGEKLGERINFTRDDVLANDHYCQAGYGVFGEGEREAINLFARHEGLLLDPVYTGRAAAGMIDLIRKGFFRKDESILFWHTGGQPALFADKYSNSIL, from the coding sequence ATGGAAAAAATCGCCCGGTTGAAATTTGCCCACCTCCCAACGCCGATTGAAGAATTGGTAAATCTTTCCACCGTTCTTGATGGACCGCGCATCTTTGTCAAACGCGACGACCAGACAGGACTCGCATTTGGGGGGAACAAAACCCGCAAATTGGAATTTCTCGTGGCGGAAGCCTGCGAACAAGGCGCGTACACCCTCATATCCGGCGGGGCGATGCAATCCAATCACTGCCGTCAGACCGCGGCAGCTGCAGCCAGGTACGGTTTCGAATGTAAACTTGTGCTGACAGGTGTAAGGCCGGAACAAGCCTCCGCCAATCTCCTGCTCGATCAGCTTTTTGGCGCGGAAATCATCACCGTCGAAGACCGCGCCTTCCGCGACCAGATTTTAGGCAAAACCTATGATGACGCGGTTGTGGCGGGGAGGAAGCCTTATCTTGTCCCGTATGGCGGCTCCAGCCCGACCGGTGCCTTGGGCTACGCATTTGCAATGGAAGAGTTGATGAAACAATTAAATGGTGACCTCGGAGGTTTTGAAATCCTCCGGGATCTGGAGCGTGGCTTTGACTGGATCGTCTTCGGCACATCCTCCGGCGGGACACATGCCGGGTTGGTGCTGGGTCAAAGAGTCTTTGGGTTCAAGGGGAAAGTATTGGGAATAAGCATCGATGAGACCGAAGATGACTTGAAAAATTATGTCTCTGCGTTGGCTTCACAAGCCGGTGAGAAACTTGGAGAGCGTATCAACTTCACCCGTGATGACGTCCTTGCGAATGATCATTATTGCCAGGCGGGTTATGGAGTTTTTGGTGAAGGAGAAAGGGAAGCCATCAATCTATTCGCCCGCCACGAAGGTTTACTGCTCGACCCCGTCTACACCGGGCGCGCCGCCGCCGGGATGATCGACCTCATTCGCAAAGGGTTTTTCAGGAAGGACGAGTCGATTCTTTTCTGGCACACGGGCGGTCAACCGGCGCTGTTTGCGGATAAATATTCGAATTCGATTTTATGA
- a CDS encoding GlsB/YeaQ/YmgE family stress response membrane protein, producing MDFFSIIVWIAFGALAGWIASLIMRTDRQMGALANIVVGIAGAFIGGFIMNFFGKAGVTGFNFYSFLVAVGGAVVLIWLVNLIRGGRRRR from the coding sequence ATGGACTTCTTCTCGATCATCGTTTGGATTGCCTTTGGCGCGCTGGCAGGCTGGATCGCGAGCCTTATCATGAGGACCGACCGCCAGATGGGTGCGCTCGCCAACATCGTCGTCGGCATCGCAGGCGCATTCATCGGCGGTTTCATCATGAATTTTTTCGGGAAGGCTGGCGTGACCGGATTCAATTTTTACAGTTTCCTCGTGGCAGTCGGCGGCGCAGTAGTCCTGATCTGGCTGGTCAATTTGATCCGCGGCGGGCGCAGACGCAGATAG
- the fahA gene encoding fumarylacetoacetase, translating into MPFIDIHPDTDFPIQNLPFGVFSTNANPRPRVGTRLGDFVIDLSVLDEENLLGKRHGFFADSSLNRFMASGREIWREMRQRLVRILGEEQASFKKEAVIPIDQVHMHLPVNIGDYTDFYASREHATNVGVMFRGKENALMPNWIHLPVGYHGRASSVILSGTDVIRPRGQMKGSDSSPEFAATRQLDFELEVGFFVGTGNELGKPISIDKADEQIFGMVLLNDWSARDIQAWEYQPLGPFLAKNFATSISPWVVTMDALEPFRVRGPEQDPAPLPYLRADSVSGFDIALEVTLQSARMDAPQTISRSNMKHLYWSIGQMLAHHTVTGCNMRPGDLCGTGTISGPTEDSLGSMLELTWRGERPIQLPGGETRTFLQDGDTVTIKGYCQGNGYRIGFGEVTAKILPTLQ; encoded by the coding sequence ATGCCCTTTATCGATATCCACCCCGACACCGATTTTCCGATTCAAAACCTGCCGTTTGGGGTTTTTTCCACGAATGCGAATCCGCGTCCACGGGTTGGCACAAGGCTTGGCGATTTTGTCATTGACCTCTCCGTGCTCGACGAAGAAAACTTACTCGGAAAAAGACACGGCTTCTTTGCCGACTCGTCCTTGAATCGATTCATGGCATCGGGACGGGAGATATGGCGGGAAATGCGTCAGCGTTTGGTCAGGATTCTTGGCGAGGAGCAGGCGTCCTTTAAGAAGGAGGCGGTGATTCCCATCGATCAGGTCCATATGCATCTTCCTGTGAATATCGGCGATTACACCGACTTCTATGCGTCGCGCGAGCATGCCACGAATGTGGGCGTCATGTTTCGCGGCAAGGAAAATGCGCTCATGCCCAACTGGATTCATCTTCCGGTTGGCTATCATGGACGCGCAAGTTCGGTGATTCTCTCCGGCACGGATGTGATTCGTCCACGCGGACAGATGAAGGGCAGTGATTCGTCGCCGGAATTTGCTGCAACGCGCCAGTTGGATTTTGAATTGGAGGTGGGATTTTTTGTCGGGACGGGCAATGAATTGGGAAAACCGATTTCGATCGATAAGGCGGATGAGCAAATTTTCGGAATGGTCCTGCTCAACGATTGGAGCGCACGCGATATTCAGGCATGGGAATACCAACCGCTGGGGCCATTCCTTGCAAAAAATTTTGCGACGTCCATTTCTCCCTGGGTGGTGACGATGGATGCGTTGGAACCATTTCGCGTGCGCGGACCTGAACAGGATCCCGCGCCTCTCCCTTACCTCAGAGCGGACTCTGTATCCGGATTCGATATTGCGCTCGAAGTGACTCTGCAATCCGCACGGATGGATGCTCCGCAAACCATCAGCCGCTCGAATATGAAACATTTATATTGGAGCATCGGGCAGATGCTGGCTCACCACACCGTTACCGGCTGCAACATGCGTCCCGGCGATTTGTGCGGCACGGGGACCATCAGCGGACCAACGGAAGATAGTTTGGGTTCGATGCTCGAACTGACCTGGCGAGGCGAAAGACCGATCCAATTGCCGGGCGGCGAAACACGGACATTTTTACAGGATGGGGATACGGTGACAATTAAGGGATATTGTCAGGGAAACGGTTACCGAATCGGATTTGGCGAAGTGACGGCGAAGATCCTCCCAACCCTCCAATAA
- a CDS encoding D-2-hydroxyacid dehydrogenase, whose product MPRLLILSRDAEDYRKILASADLPDLIIENSPSKDCEIIFGAPSMIPGVLNDLPNLRWVQSMWAGVEPLLIPLLRKDYLLTNARGVFGGLMAEYVIGYLLAHERKVFSRRQSQLSKTWDKTLTGTLRGKTIGLLGVGSIGEEVASAAKFFGMNVRGFTRSSETSPDVDRYYHHGHLSEFATGLDYLVSILPDTNETHKIVNAEVLKTLPPNAIFINVGRGSSLDESALLDALNQNRIAGAVLDVFEHEPLPPDHPFWDAKNLIMTFHTSAPSFPEDIAKIFIENYRLYLAGKPLKYQVDFEKGY is encoded by the coding sequence ATGCCCCGCCTGCTCATACTCAGCAGGGATGCCGAAGACTATCGGAAAATTCTTGCGTCGGCAGATCTCCCCGATCTGATCATTGAAAACAGCCCTTCCAAAGACTGCGAGATCATCTTTGGCGCGCCTTCCATGATCCCAGGTGTTTTGAATGATCTGCCCAATCTGCGCTGGGTCCAGTCCATGTGGGCGGGCGTGGAGCCGCTGTTGATTCCTTTGCTTCGCAAAGATTACCTGTTGACCAACGCGCGCGGGGTTTTTGGCGGGTTGATGGCTGAGTATGTAATTGGCTATCTACTCGCTCATGAGAGAAAGGTCTTTTCACGAAGACAGTCGCAATTGAGCAAAACGTGGGATAAAACCCTCACAGGCACGCTGCGTGGAAAAACCATCGGCTTGCTGGGCGTCGGCTCCATCGGCGAGGAAGTGGCGAGCGCGGCAAAGTTCTTCGGGATGAATGTGCGCGGATTTACAAGGTCGAGCGAAACATCCCCGGATGTGGACAGGTATTACCATCACGGTCATCTGTCCGAATTCGCAACAGGATTGGATTATCTTGTCAGCATTTTGCCGGACACGAATGAAACTCATAAAATTGTGAACGCAGAGGTTTTGAAGACCCTGCCGCCTAACGCTATTTTCATTAACGTGGGACGCGGTTCTTCATTGGATGAATCCGCGCTTCTGGATGCATTGAATCAAAACAGGATCGCCGGGGCGGTGTTGGATGTCTTCGAGCATGAACCGCTCCCGCCGGATCATCCATTTTGGGATGCGAAAAACCTGATCATGACCTTCCACACATCCGCGCCGAGTTTCCCGGAGGATATCGCAAAGATCTTCATTGAAAATTACCGGCTTTATCTGGCAGGTAAACCGCTAAAATATCAAGTGGATTTTGAAAAGGGATATTAG
- a CDS encoding pyridoxal-phosphate dependent enzyme produces the protein MSVSLDDIKSAARRITPYIHRTPVLTSQSLDQRVGAQIFMKCENLQKVGAFKFRGASNAVWSLTDEEAKRGVVTHSSGNHAQALALAAKMRGIPAYIVMPENAPLVKKNAVAGYGGNITFCEPTLQARESAMEKIRLDTGASVIHPYNDEHVIAGQATAALELLEDIPDLDVIIAPVGGGGLLSGTSIAATGIRKGIRVIGAEPEKADDAFRSMKAGEIVPSSHPKTIADGLLTSLGTLTFPIILKRVEQIVTVSETGIIESMKFIWERAKIIIEPSAATVIAVPWENKIDLSGLKVGVILSGGNVDLEKLPWQK, from the coding sequence ATGTCAGTTTCACTGGACGATATCAAATCCGCAGCCAGACGCATCACGCCGTATATCCACCGGACGCCAGTCCTGACCAGCCAAAGCCTGGATCAACGGGTTGGCGCGCAAATCTTTATGAAGTGCGAAAACCTGCAGAAAGTGGGTGCGTTCAAGTTTCGCGGGGCAAGTAATGCAGTCTGGTCGCTGACGGACGAGGAAGCAAAGCGCGGAGTCGTCACCCACTCGTCCGGGAATCACGCGCAGGCACTGGCATTGGCGGCAAAGATGCGCGGCATCCCTGCATATATTGTCATGCCGGAAAATGCGCCGCTGGTGAAGAAAAACGCCGTCGCAGGTTATGGCGGAAATATCACATTCTGCGAGCCGACGCTCCAAGCAAGGGAAAGCGCGATGGAGAAGATCAGGCTCGATACGGGTGCGAGCGTCATCCATCCTTACAACGATGAACATGTGATCGCAGGTCAGGCCACAGCGGCCTTGGAACTTCTTGAAGATATCCCCGATCTGGACGTGATCATCGCGCCGGTCGGCGGAGGCGGATTATTAAGTGGAACATCAATTGCCGCGACAGGGATCAGAAAAGGAATACGGGTTATCGGTGCAGAGCCTGAAAAAGCGGATGATGCTTTTCGCTCCATGAAAGCTGGAGAGATCGTCCCGTCGTCACACCCTAAAACGATCGCCGATGGGCTCCTCACTTCACTGGGCACGCTGACATTTCCGATCATCCTGAAACGCGTCGAGCAGATTGTCACAGTCAGCGAAACAGGGATCATCGAATCGATGAAGTTCATTTGGGAACGCGCGAAAATCATCATCGAACCCTCTGCAGCGACCGTCATTGCCGTCCCATGGGAGAACAAGATCGACCTGAGCGGATTAAAAGTTGGAGTAATCCTCAGCGGCGGGAATGTGGACCTCGAAAAATTACCCTGGCAAAAGTAA
- a CDS encoding DUF4118 domain-containing protein has product MKRSAFLSRASPHLFALGIIALVTAVLFTLRDELNTTLVALLYLIPLGSITAFWGLGAGITSALAEFLMLNYFFIQPYYNFGVHQPADVLILAVFLIVAIAISQLVGRLQSGLAAATAREREATQLYELSTALAGMHDPKTIAEILSSHTQAVLSCEAVELNMRGNPPIICRLPDTNPPPRPPEWTVPIQLTEDILGEIRLWRAEPSLTAAEKQLLQIFASQGALAFERARLAQAESRTRILEESDRLKSVILSSVSHELRTPLSTIKAAASSLRGNEVSWESPARSELIAAIDDESDHLNILVGNLLDMSRIESGVLKPKREWNILPEIIGSVLARMKRWTGSHRIEVDAPENLPLVPVDYVQMEQVFTNLLSNSAKYAPEKSVIRIRAFVEGDLMHVILHNQGPHVPQDLLEKIFDKFFRLTATDRVTGTGLGLSICKGIIEAHGGRLWAENVTDGLAFNFTIPLKWEGMPPPKMPIDPEVE; this is encoded by the coding sequence ATGAAGCGTTCGGCATTTCTCTCTCGCGCCTCGCCACATCTTTTCGCACTCGGCATAATCGCCCTTGTCACGGCGGTTTTGTTTACCTTGCGCGATGAACTTAACACAACCCTCGTTGCCCTGCTGTACCTTATTCCTTTGGGTTCGATTACAGCCTTTTGGGGGCTTGGAGCGGGCATCACAAGCGCGCTGGCGGAATTCCTGATGTTGAATTATTTTTTCATCCAGCCTTATTACAATTTCGGAGTTCACCAACCCGCCGATGTATTAATCCTTGCCGTATTTTTGATCGTGGCGATAGCCATCAGCCAGTTGGTCGGCCGGCTGCAGTCCGGTCTCGCCGCTGCCACAGCCCGCGAACGGGAAGCAACCCAGTTATACGAACTCAGCACGGCGCTCGCAGGCATGCATGATCCCAAGACCATTGCTGAGATCCTTTCGAGCCATACGCAGGCCGTTTTGAGCTGTGAAGCAGTGGAGTTGAACATGCGCGGAAATCCTCCGATCATTTGCCGCCTACCGGATACAAATCCGCCTCCGCGTCCGCCGGAATGGACGGTTCCCATCCAATTAACTGAAGATATCCTTGGTGAGATTCGACTCTGGAGAGCAGAGCCATCCCTGACCGCCGCCGAAAAACAGCTACTGCAGATTTTTGCCAGCCAGGGAGCGCTTGCCTTCGAACGCGCACGCCTTGCACAGGCGGAATCCCGGACGCGAATCCTCGAAGAAAGTGACAGACTGAAATCCGTGATCCTCTCATCTGTCTCGCATGAATTAAGGACTCCGCTCTCGACCATCAAAGCTGCAGCGTCAAGCTTGAGAGGTAATGAAGTCAGTTGGGAATCGCCTGCACGGTCCGAACTTATCGCCGCCATCGACGACGAATCCGACCATTTGAACATCCTGGTCGGCAATCTCCTTGACATGTCGCGGATCGAATCGGGCGTACTCAAACCGAAACGCGAATGGAATATTCTGCCCGAGATCATTGGTAGTGTCCTCGCCCGCATGAAACGTTGGACCGGCAGCCATCGCATCGAAGTGGATGCGCCTGAGAACTTGCCTCTTGTCCCCGTTGATTATGTGCAGATGGAACAAGTCTTCACAAACCTCCTCAGCAACAGCGCGAAATACGCGCCGGAGAAATCCGTGATTCGCATCCGGGCATTTGTGGAAGGTGATTTAATGCATGTCATCCTCCATAACCAGGGACCGCATGTGCCTCAGGACCTTCTCGAAAAGATATTCGACAAGTTCTTTCGCCTGACTGCCACAGACCGCGTGACCGGCACGGGGCTGGGGCTTTCCATCTGCAAGGGAATCATCGAAGCGCATGGCGGGCGACTCTGGGCAGAAAATGTAACCGATGGACTCGCGTTCAATTTCACCATTCCACTGAAATGGGAAGGCATGCCGCCTCCCAAAATGCCGATCGACCCGGAGGTCGAATGA
- a CDS encoding response regulator, whose amino-acid sequence MSNAPLILVIDDEPQIQRAIRTILTEKGFNVTTASRGEEGLTLAAAKEPDIVILDLGLPDMDGVEVCTRLREWTQCPIIILSVRDSEQDKVRALDKGADDYLTKPFGIEELLARVRVALRHSATKHGAQNKVVKSGNLTVDLAWHIVKRGDDEIKLTGTEYKLLAFLAANHSRVLTHQSILTNVWDPADAGHTEYLRVYMRQLRKKLESDPENPQIILTEPGIGYRFIADE is encoded by the coding sequence ATGAGCAATGCCCCACTTATCCTTGTCATCGATGATGAACCCCAGATCCAGCGCGCGATTCGCACCATTCTGACAGAGAAGGGATTCAACGTCACGACAGCTAGCCGGGGGGAGGAAGGGCTTACTCTCGCCGCTGCGAAGGAGCCGGACATCGTGATCCTCGATCTTGGATTACCCGATATGGATGGCGTCGAAGTCTGCACGCGCCTAAGGGAATGGACACAATGCCCGATCATCATCTTATCCGTGAGGGATAGCGAACAAGACAAGGTTAGAGCTCTCGACAAAGGCGCAGATGATTACCTCACAAAGCCTTTCGGCATCGAGGAACTGCTTGCGCGCGTGCGCGTGGCACTGCGTCATTCTGCGACGAAACATGGCGCGCAAAACAAGGTCGTCAAGTCCGGAAATCTCACCGTTGATCTTGCATGGCATATCGTCAAACGCGGCGATGATGAGATCAAACTCACCGGCACCGAATACAAATTGCTTGCCTTTCTTGCGGCAAATCACAGTCGTGTGCTAACCCACCAGAGCATCCTCACCAATGTATGGGATCCCGCCGATGCAGGCCACACCGAATACCTGCGTGTTTACATGCGCCAGCTTCGAAAGAAACTCGAATCCGATCCAGAAAATCCGCAGATCATTCTGACCGAGCCGGGAATCGGGTATCGCTTCATTGCGGATGAATGA